One Streptomyces lincolnensis genomic region harbors:
- a CDS encoding DUF1707 SHOCT-like domain-containing protein — protein sequence MDLQKKTEPPATDMRASDAERDRIADMLREALAEGRLTADEHAERVEGVLNAKTVGELEVFIRDLPAAHRQHATAAYAPAPNRPTDAIPHEPDDNVVAVFSSAARKGRRRAGRRIHAYAIFGCVEIDLSEAIFEYRQVVIKAFAVFGTVEVRVPENVSLRSAGGGVLGNFEVDTVDSTDADAPVVFVDGWAVLGNVEARPKRGKLVADILDRVQHKLDKSLRKHFDH from the coding sequence GTGGACCTTCAGAAGAAGACCGAACCGCCGGCCACCGACATGCGCGCCTCGGACGCCGAGCGCGACCGCATCGCCGACATGCTGCGGGAGGCCCTCGCCGAGGGGCGCCTGACCGCCGACGAGCACGCCGAGCGCGTCGAGGGGGTGCTGAACGCCAAGACGGTCGGCGAACTGGAGGTCTTCATACGGGACCTGCCGGCCGCCCATCGGCAGCACGCCACCGCGGCCTACGCCCCGGCCCCCAACCGCCCCACGGACGCGATCCCGCACGAACCCGACGACAACGTGGTGGCGGTCTTCAGCAGCGCGGCCCGCAAGGGCCGCCGCCGCGCGGGCCGCCGGATCCACGCGTACGCGATCTTCGGCTGCGTCGAGATCGATCTCAGCGAGGCGATCTTCGAGTACCGCCAGGTCGTGATCAAGGCGTTCGCGGTCTTCGGCACGGTCGAGGTCCGCGTCCCGGAGAACGTCTCACTGCGCAGCGCGGGCGGCGGTGTGCTCGGCAACTTCGAGGTGGACACCGTCGACTCGACCGACGCCGACGCCCCGGTCGTCTTCGTGGACGGCTGGGCCGTGCTGGGCAATGTCGAGGCGCGGCCGAAACGGGGCAAGCTCGTCGCGGACATTCTCGATCGCGTGCAGCACAAGCTCGACAAGAGTTTGCGCAAGCACTTCGATCATTGA
- a CDS encoding WhiB family transcriptional regulator: MLQPPHSSLQVAAVPAQRVPVRDRDQDAPWHTEAVCRRDEAGLFFAPSKEPTAARLSREEAAKRVCGGCPVMVECREHALLQPEPYGVWGGLTAAERRVVLARRRRRDLELKKARTANHIAAAG, translated from the coding sequence GTGCTGCAACCGCCGCATTCGTCCCTGCAGGTAGCTGCCGTTCCGGCCCAGCGGGTGCCAGTGCGGGACAGGGACCAAGACGCACCCTGGCACACCGAGGCGGTGTGCCGGCGTGACGAGGCCGGCCTGTTCTTCGCACCCTCCAAAGAACCCACCGCCGCCCGGCTCTCCCGGGAGGAGGCCGCTAAGCGTGTCTGCGGGGGCTGTCCCGTCATGGTCGAGTGCCGAGAGCACGCTCTCCTCCAACCGGAGCCCTACGGCGTCTGGGGCGGCCTGACAGCGGCGGAACGCCGCGTGGTCCTCGCCCGTCGCCGCCGCCGCGACCTGGAACTCAAGAAGGCGAGGACGGCCAACCACATAGCCGCCGCGGGCTGA
- the glpX gene encoding class II fructose-bisphosphatase — protein sequence MTEHHHLPSELEVPSEAPDRNLALELVRVTEAAAMAAGRWVGRGDKNGADGAAVRAMRTLVQTVSMNGVVVIGEGEKDEAPMLFNGERVGDGTGPECDIAVDPIDGTTLTAKGMTNAIAVLAAADRGSMFDPSAVFYMDKLVTGPEAADFVDIDAPVSVNIRRVAKAKRSTPEDVTVVILDRPRHEGIIKEIRDTGARIKLISDGDVAGSILALREGTGVDLLLGVGGTPEGIISACAVKCLGGTIQGKLWPKDDAERQRAIDAGHDLDRVLMTDDLVSGENVFFVATGITDGELLRGVRYRSETATTDSIVMRSKSGTVRRIDSEHRLSKLRAYSAIDFDRAK from the coding sequence ATGACCGAGCATCATCATCTGCCCTCCGAACTCGAAGTCCCCTCCGAGGCCCCCGACCGGAACCTCGCCCTGGAACTCGTCCGGGTCACCGAAGCCGCGGCGATGGCCGCGGGCCGCTGGGTCGGCCGGGGCGACAAGAACGGCGCCGACGGTGCCGCGGTGCGCGCCATGCGGACCCTCGTCCAGACCGTGTCGATGAACGGCGTCGTCGTCATCGGGGAGGGCGAGAAGGACGAGGCGCCGATGCTCTTCAACGGGGAGCGGGTCGGTGACGGGACCGGGCCGGAGTGCGACATCGCCGTCGACCCGATCGACGGGACCACGCTGACGGCCAAGGGCATGACCAACGCGATCGCCGTCCTCGCGGCGGCCGACCGGGGCTCCATGTTCGACCCGTCCGCCGTCTTCTACATGGACAAGCTGGTCACCGGGCCCGAGGCCGCCGACTTCGTCGACATCGACGCGCCCGTGTCCGTGAACATCCGCCGGGTCGCCAAGGCCAAGCGGTCCACGCCGGAGGACGTGACCGTCGTCATCCTCGACCGGCCGCGACACGAGGGCATCATCAAGGAGATCCGGGACACCGGGGCGCGCATCAAGCTGATCTCCGACGGCGACGTGGCCGGGTCGATCCTGGCGCTGCGCGAGGGCACCGGGGTCGATCTGCTGCTCGGGGTCGGCGGCACGCCCGAGGGGATCATCTCGGCCTGTGCGGTGAAGTGCCTGGGCGGCACGATCCAGGGGAAGCTGTGGCCCAAGGACGACGCGGAGCGGCAGCGGGCGATCGACGCCGGGCATGATCTCGATCGGGTGCTGATGACCGACGACCTGGTCTCCGGGGAGAACGTGTTCTTCGTCGCCACGGGCATCACCGACGGGGAGCTGCTGCGGGGTGTCCGGTACCGGTCGGAGACGGCCACGACCGACTCGATCGTGATGCGGTCCAAGTCGGGGACGGTGCGCAGGATCGACTCCGAGCACCGGCTGAGCAAGCTGCGGGCCTACAGCGCGATCGACTTCGACCGCGCGAAGTAG